One genomic segment of Nocardia spumae includes these proteins:
- a CDS encoding GMC oxidoreductase, translated as MSGRDTDFDVLIVGSGFGGSVTALRLVEKGYRVGILEAGRRFADDELPDTSWDLRKFLWAPALGCYGIQRIHLLRDVLILGGAGVGGGSLNYANTLYVPPAPFFADKQWRDITDWHAELGPYYEQASKMLGVVRNPHITPADEVFKQVADDMGVGDTFVQTPVGVFFGEAGKTVEDPYFGGVGPRRTGCLECGECMTGCRHGAKNTLVKNYLYLAEQAGAQVLPMTTVTAVRPQPDGSWQVDTRRTGAVLRRSPATYTAAHVVLAAGTRGTQKLLFDMRDKAILPKLSPRLGELTRTNSESILGAATPKLEPGRDFTRGVAITSSIHPTPDTHIEPVRYGKGSNSMGLLQTLMVDGGGRVPRWLRFLLEVLRHPVRLVRMLSVRNWSERTVISLVMQHLDNSITTYTKRGVFGRKLSSKQGHGEPNPTWIPAGNDVTRRVADKIGGVAGGTWGEVFNIPLTAHFLGGAVIGADPDHGVIDPYHRVYGYPTLSVVDGAAVSANLGVNPSLTITAQAERAASMWPNKGERDTRPDQGSPYRRLSPVAPRHPAVPASAPAALVLPIVDITCGTA; from the coding sequence ATGAGCGGGCGCGACACCGATTTCGACGTCCTGATCGTCGGCTCCGGATTCGGCGGCAGCGTCACCGCGCTACGCCTGGTCGAGAAGGGCTACCGCGTCGGCATCCTCGAGGCCGGCCGCCGCTTCGCCGACGACGAGCTGCCCGACACCAGCTGGGATCTGCGCAAATTCCTGTGGGCGCCCGCGCTGGGCTGCTACGGCATCCAGCGCATCCACCTGCTGCGCGATGTGCTGATCCTCGGCGGCGCCGGGGTGGGCGGCGGCTCCCTCAACTACGCCAACACCCTCTACGTGCCGCCGGCGCCGTTCTTCGCAGACAAGCAATGGCGCGACATCACCGACTGGCACGCCGAACTCGGCCCCTACTACGAGCAGGCGAGCAAGATGCTGGGTGTGGTGCGCAATCCGCACATCACCCCCGCCGACGAGGTGTTCAAACAGGTCGCCGACGATATGGGGGTCGGTGACACGTTCGTGCAGACACCGGTCGGCGTCTTCTTCGGCGAGGCCGGAAAGACCGTCGAGGACCCGTACTTCGGCGGGGTCGGGCCGCGCCGCACCGGCTGCCTGGAATGCGGCGAGTGCATGACCGGCTGCCGCCACGGCGCCAAGAACACCCTGGTGAAGAACTACCTGTACCTGGCCGAGCAGGCCGGCGCCCAGGTGCTGCCGATGACCACGGTGACCGCGGTGCGGCCTCAGCCCGACGGCAGCTGGCAGGTCGACACCCGCCGCACCGGCGCTGTCCTGCGCAGGTCACCGGCCACCTACACGGCTGCCCATGTCGTGCTGGCGGCCGGAACTCGCGGCACCCAGAAACTGCTGTTCGATATGCGCGACAAGGCGATTCTGCCGAAGCTGTCGCCGCGGCTGGGCGAGCTGACCCGCACCAACTCCGAATCAATCCTGGGTGCGGCGACCCCCAAGCTCGAACCCGGCCGCGACTTCACCCGCGGTGTCGCGATCACCTCCTCGATCCACCCCACCCCCGACACCCACATCGAACCGGTGCGCTACGGCAAGGGCTCCAATTCGATGGGGCTGCTGCAGACACTCATGGTCGACGGCGGCGGCCGCGTTCCGCGCTGGCTGCGGTTCCTGCTCGAGGTGCTCCGGCATCCGGTGCGGCTGGTGCGGATGCTCAGCGTGCGCAATTGGAGCGAACGCACAGTGATCTCGCTGGTGATGCAGCATCTGGACAATTCCATCACCACCTACACCAAACGCGGTGTCTTCGGGCGCAAGCTGTCGTCCAAACAGGGTCACGGCGAACCGAATCCGACGTGGATCCCCGCCGGCAACGATGTCACCCGCCGGGTCGCGGACAAGATCGGCGGCGTGGCCGGCGGCACCTGGGGCGAGGTGTTCAACATCCCGCTGACCGCGCACTTCCTCGGCGGTGCGGTGATCGGCGCCGACCCCGACCACGGTGTCATCGACCCTTATCATCGCGTCTACGGCTACCCGACCCTCAGCGTCGTCGACGGCGCCGCGGTCTCGGCCAACCTGGGTGTGAACCCCTCGCTCACCATCACCGCGCAGGCCGAACGCGCCGCCTCGATGTGGCCGAACAAGGGTGAGCGCGACACCCGCCCCGATCAGGGCAGCCCCTACCGTCGCCTGTCCCCCGTCGCACCGCGGCATCCGGCGGTGCCGGCCTCGGCGCCGGCGGCGCTGGTACTGCCGATCGTCGACATTACGTGCGGCACCGCCTGA
- a CDS encoding TetR/AcrR family transcriptional regulator, producing the protein MSTPRSRARARTMEEIVRIGRDHLAVHGAAALSLRAVARDLGVVSSAVYRYVSSRDELLTMLVVDGYTELADVVDAALDAAPDDAATRWRVLAHAVRDWALAEPARYGLLFGTPVPGYDAPAQETTVPGTRVIAALLQVVETACRTGEIAAPDPVPEVPERLAADIVRIRDEFDLRIPDWAMVRTLTAWTGLFGAVSFDVFDMYGAQTFADRSQVFDIHLDNLGAILGFRATPVNWTRGG; encoded by the coding sequence ATGAGCACCCCACGATCCCGCGCTCGCGCTCGCACGATGGAGGAAATCGTGCGCATCGGTCGCGACCATCTGGCCGTGCACGGCGCGGCGGCGCTGTCACTGCGAGCGGTCGCCCGTGATCTCGGCGTGGTGTCCTCGGCGGTGTACCGCTACGTCAGCAGTCGCGACGAACTACTGACCATGCTCGTCGTCGACGGGTACACCGAACTGGCCGACGTCGTCGACGCGGCGCTGGACGCCGCGCCCGACGATGCCGCCACCCGGTGGCGGGTGCTCGCACACGCCGTGCGCGACTGGGCACTGGCCGAACCGGCCCGCTACGGCCTGCTGTTCGGTACCCCGGTTCCCGGCTACGACGCCCCGGCGCAGGAGACCACCGTGCCCGGGACCAGGGTGATCGCCGCCCTGCTGCAGGTCGTCGAAACCGCCTGCCGCACGGGCGAAATCGCCGCTCCGGACCCGGTGCCGGAGGTGCCCGAACGACTGGCTGCCGACATCGTCCGCATTCGCGACGAATTCGACCTGCGCATCCCCGACTGGGCGATGGTGCGGACGCTGACCGCGTGGACGGGGCTGTTCGGCGCGGTGAGCTTCGACGTCTTCGATATGTACGGCGCCCAGACCTTCGCCGACCGTTCACAGGTTTTCGACATTCACCTGGACAATCTGGGCGCGATCCTCGGATTCCGTGCCACACCGGTGAACTGGACGCGCGGCGGGTAG